A window of Kyrpidia spormannii genomic DNA:
AGTCCGCACACAAAAAAAGGGAAGCGACCTCGGCGGCCGCCCCCGCAATTCCCCGGCTCCAGGTTACGGAGTTCCGGGTTTGGGAAGCAAGGTTTCCGGATTCACATCTTGACCATCTTTCTTGATCTCCAAATGCACGTGGTTCTTGTCCGCCGCTTCGAACTTGTTGAGACCCGAGGTGCCGATGGGTTGCCCCTGGGTCACCGATTCGCCGGGTTTGACGGACACATCCGCAAGGGATGCGTAGTACAGCGTATACCCGTTATCTGCCGCTATCTCCACCACTTTACCCATCAGCGGGTCATCTTCCACCTTGCTGACCTTCCCCGCCGCAGCGGCCAGAACTTGGAACGGCTTTCCGTTCTGGGCCGAAAGGTCAATACCGTGATGCGGATAGTAGCTGTTGTCGAATTTCACCAGTGCCGCCGCCTGGGCGTCTTTGCTGAGGGTGTCGTCAAAATTCTTCATCGAAACGCTGACCTGGGCGGAAGGATCTGCCGGCCAGATGAACCCCGGCTGCGCTCCCACGGGAACTGCCGGAGGATTGTTGTTGTCAAGGGCGGTGGAGTTCGGCGCCGGCGCCGGCGTCTCATGGGCAAAAGGCCAGACCTGGGCAGTTTTGGCGTACATGAGGGCGATGATTAGGACGGCGGCCGTCAAATAAATGGCTGGGTAGAACCACCGTGTCCGCAGAATATTTCGCCACGTACGTTCCCCAGGGCCGACCGGCGTCCCCTCGGCGGCCATCCTCTCCCCGGGTTCCGCCTGCCCACCCACCGGTGCGTCCGATTCCTGACCCTTGTCGGGCTCGCCCGGTTCCGTATCCCGGGAATGCTCAAAATGCGGGTCTTCTTGTTTCACCTTCATCACCTCAGTAGGCCATTCTCGCCGGGGATGAGGTGAAATATACCAAGCGAGCCCAGGAATTTATGAGATTTTTAAGGGTTCGGCCTTTTGGCCGCCGCCAGAACCAAGGTTTTGGACCAAGGCACCACTTGGATCCCTCGATAGTAGTACTGTAAAATTTCCTCCGCCGTTTTCCCCTGCCGTGCCAGGGCTTCGGCGCCGTACTGGCTCATGCCGACTCCGTGGCCGTAGCCCGTCGTTCGAAAGGTCACCTCGCCGCCGGAGACCGTCCAGGTGAAGGATGTGGAATTGAGCCCCACAGCTGTGCGAAAATCGTTGCCGCTCACCACCCGGTCCCCGACGCGAAGCTGGGTGATGCGATGGGTCGGGCTCTCCCCGAGGACTTGAATAAAGGAGCCTCCCGGGGTGGCGGGCACGGCTGTCAGGTGTAAAGCCGCCGCCAAGTCTTTAATGGACACCGTTTTCGTGTCCTGAAATCGCGGGGCCACCGAGGCGTCCCAGGGAGATGGGACTGACTGAAGATAGGGGAGGTTTTTTCCCCACACCTCCTGGGCGCTGGCCGTATAGCCGTTGCTCGTGGAGAAAAAGGTCGCGTCAATGGGCTGGCCCCCGTAGACGAGGATTTGGCCCGCCGTTTCCTTCACCGCCTGCTGGATGCGGTTGAATTTGGCCGTAAACTGCGATCCCCACCGGCGGCGAAGATCGTCGGGAGAAAGAAACGCTTGATCCCGGGTATGGTCGTCGGTGATATCCGCCCCTCCGGTGGCCCGGCCGGGATGGGCCAGGGTCCGGACGGCGTTTGTGCGGGCGGCCACGGCCTGGGCTTTGAGCGCCTCCATGTGAAAATTCGCCGGCATTTCTGCCGCGACGACCCCGGCGACATAGTCTTCCAGGGGCATGGGAGTCACCGAATGGGTCGCGGCCCGGTACACGCGGATCACCGGCCCGGGATCAGCCGCGGGGAGGGCGGCCGGCCCCGGGCGGAGGGCGATCACGGCGGCCGTCGGGACGAGAAAGGCGAGGATCACAGGCAGCAGGGCTGTCCAAGAAAAGCGCTTCAATAACATTCACTCCCTTGCAGTTCAGGCGCAGGCGGGGCAACTCGGTTGGCCGTGGGTGAAGAGGGCAATTCGCACCGGGCGGTTCATGTTGGTTTTTATGCATTCGGCACCGGGACTATACCACCGCGAGCGTGGGGCCCTGAGGGTTGCGCCCAGGCACATGAAGAGGATTCTGCTTCTCAGCTGATGAAGGTTATGGGAGGAGGTGAAAGAAGTGGGGATTTTGGAATCTGTCATGGCGGCAGCGCCCGTGATTCAACAGTTGCAACGCCAGGCGTCCATGTTGACCATGACCGACAGGGAAAAATTCATCGCGATTTGTCCACATCCGGATCTGCCGATTCCGATCCAGGTCGGAGATCCCCTGGAACGGTATCCGGGGACGGCGATCTACCGAGCCTGTTGATATACACTGAAAATGGACCCCAGATCGTCAGTGAAAATTGACCCCCACCAGATAGACTGGTACGCTCCTACTAATCTGAGTGGGAGCGGGGGAGAAAGGGTTGATCTCTATCGAGGATTGGACTGCGATTCGAGCACTCCATGCCCGCGGTGTCAGTATTAAGGCGATTGCGCGGCAACTGGGAATTTCGCGCAACACTGTGCGTCGTGCCTTGCGGGGAGACGATCCACCCAAGTATGTGCGAAAGAAGCCGTCGGCTCGGGCAACAGACCCATTCCTGGAGCACATTCGACAGATGTACGTGGAAAAACAATTGATCGGAACACGAATCTATGCGGAGTTGCAGAAGATGGGGTACCAAGGTTCACTTTCTGCGGTTCACCGGTGTCTGCAGCGGCTGAAGAAAGAACAGCCGCACACCGAAGTGCGGGTTCAGCGGATGGAGACGGCTCCAGGTGAACAAGCCCAGTTCGACTGGTCGGAGTACTCAGTAAAGATAGGAGGCAAGGAGGTCAAGGTATACGCGTACCGTTACATTCTCAGTTATAGTCGAATGCGATACACGCACTTTGCGCTGAATCAAACGCTGGAGACGGTCCTGGAAGCTCTGGAGTGCGGGATTCGCCACTTTGGCGGTGTGCCTGAGAGGGTGCTGATCGACAATGCCGGTCAAATGGTCGTGGATCATCGGCCGGATGGAGCTGTACGGTACCACCCGGAATTTCTCAAGGTCATGGGACTGTACCGGATGGACCCGTATGCATGCGCCCCGTACCGCGCCCAAACGAAGGGGAAAGTGGAACGGGCCTTCTATATGCTGGAACAGCATTTCCTCAAAGGGACGGAGTTCAAAGACTTTGAGGACCTCATTACCCAAGGGAAGTCCTTTGACGAATCGGAGAATCAGCGGGTGCACCGCCGGTTGGGACAAACCCCGTTGGAGCGGTTTGAGGCGGACCGGGCGGCTTTACGGCCCCTCCCCGAGCGCAGGTATGTCGACAGTGTGCGCGTCTTGCGCCGCGTCAGCAGAGACGGATACATCTCCGTCGATCACGTGGAATACTCGGTCCCGCCCTCCTACCTCGGCCGGGAGGTGTGGGTGACGCAACCCAGGGGGGCATATGTCGAGATGTACGGCCCAGACGGCACCTTCTTGTGTCGGCACGTCAAATCGAGAGACACCGGCTCGATCCACACGCTGCCCGAACACCAGGCGCCTCACCGGGAGCGTGTCTCGGTTCGTCAGCGATTCTGCGAGGTGTTTCCCAGCGGTGCGGCATTCTACCAAGGGCTCACCCGTCGGTATGCCCACAACGCTCGGTACCATGCCGCCCGCATCCTGGACATGCGCAGCACCTATAGCGACGAGTCTATTGAAATGGCCCTGAAGGAGGCCTTGGCTTACGGAGCCACGGACGAGAAGGTCGTGTTGAAACTGCTGGCCAACTACCCGACAAAACCGGCCGCCTCTTCGAGAAACGTCGAGGTCCAGGCGTTATCTCGGCGCGCCGACACCATTCGCCCGTTGTCCTACTACAGTCAACTGTTGCATTAACAAGGGGGAGTTCCCGTGACCGAAGATGCGATGGAGACCCTGAAACAACATCTCAAAACGCTCCAACTGCCGTATATGCGGGAGGTGGTGGAACGGGAAATTGAGAACGCGGTGAAAATGAAGCTGACTTACCAAGCTTTTCTCACGCGGCTCGTGGAAGCGGAAGTGTTGCAGAAGACCAACCGGTCCATTGCCACGAAGATTCATCTGGCGCGATTCCCGCGGATCTGTACATTGGAGGAGTTCGATTTCTCGTTTCAACCTTCGCTCCATGCCGCGGAGATTCGGGAATTGGGAGAACTCGGCTTTATCCACCGAAAAGAAAACGTTATTTTCCTAGGTCCTCCAGGGGTTGGAAAAACGCACTTAGCGATTGCCCTTGGGGTCAAAGCGTGCACGGCCAGACTCCGGGTCGCGTTTTTCACCGCCTCTGAACTGGCGGATCTCTTGTATGCCAGTTTAGCGGATCGTTCCACGCCCCAAAAGCTGGCGTCGCTGAGCCGCTACCACCTGCTGATCATCGACGAGTTGGGCTACATGCCCATGGACAAGCAACGGGCGAACCTCTTTTTCCAGCTCGTCAGCAAGCGCTATGAGACGGGATCAATCATCCTGACGACCAACATGCCTTTTGACGAGTGGGACAAGGTGTTTGGCGATACAATTGCTTCTGCCGCCATCATTGATCGTCTGGTGCATCACAGTCACATTTTTCACATTCAGGGTCACAGTTACCGGATGAAGGACAAGCTCAAGGCCGATGCCTCCGCCTAATCACCAGCCCGGCGGACTTGGTACCCCATGTTGTCCGTGCGTGTGCGACACGCACACGTGGCCGTTGTCCCCTAAGGGCCCCCCATCGGCCCGCAGCCGCGAGGTCAAGGGCGCCCTTGGGCGAGCGAAGCGTCCCTTGACGGAGCGGCCAGGGCCGATACACTCGGCCCGTTGGGACAACGGCCGACGACGATGAACCCTGAGTGACGACACGACATGGCAAGCAATGACTTCCGTTTTCTGAGGGGGGTCAAAATTCAGTGCCAAACCGGGGTCAATTCTACTTGACGATCAACAGAGCCGTGCAGACCCAGCAGCGGGTGGCGGCCCGGATCGACAAGGAGTTGTTCGGATTTTCTTACTACGCCGTGGCCGTGCCGCTGTTTGAGTCCGGGGAGTTCGTCGGGGCCGTGGCGTTGAATGTGTTGACCACCCGGGAGGATGAGCTGCGCACGCAAGCGCACGAACTTTCTGCACTTGTCGAACAATTGTCCGCCAATGCGGAATCGTTGTCCCGTTCCGCAGCGGAGGTGGCTTCGGCCAATGACGACATGAGCCAGCACGCCGCTTTGGCCCAGGAGCGGATCCAGCTGACTTCCGGGGTGCTCTCCTTTATCCACGAAGTCGCGGCCCAGTCGAACCTCTTGGGGCTCAACGCCGCCATTGAAGCGGCCCGGGCGGGAGAATCCGGCCGGGGCTTTGCCGTGGTCGCCGACGAGATCCGGCGCCTGGCCCAACGCAGTCAGTCCGCCTCCAAAGAGATCGAGGACAGCCTGTCCCAGATCCGTGCCGCCGTGGAGCGCATGGTCACAGACATTCAGACCTCCAGTCAGTACACCGAATCCCAAGCCAGTGCCGCCGAAGAGCTGGCCGCATCCCTGGGGCAGATCGCCCGGGCGGCGGAGACCGTGGCCAGGCTTTCCCAAGGGGAAGGCAACGATGCGCGTCTCGCTTCCGCGGGGACGGCCGTTGCGGCAGAATCGGCCCCGTCCCAGGAGGGGGCCGGCTCACCGAGTTCATAAAAATCCCGGACCAGGTGAACACTAGCGCTAACTGTCATCAGTGGGAGTGTTCGCCTATGTCGCTCCAGTGGAACGCTGTCTGTCGGCACCCGTTCTCTCCCGCCCCCTCCCCGCGTCGGTCAAGGGGCCACTGGGCGGGATGGGTGCTTTTCTTGTGCCTCGTCGGAGGGGTGTTCCCGGCTTTGTCCCCAGATGCCGAAGCGGTGGGACCTGTCGAGGCACAAAAGCCCCAGAGGCCGTTGGTGTCGGTCATCCGGGAAGGGGCCGTCTGGGTGCTGCAGGCGGAAGGTCGGTTCGCGCCAGTTCCCAAAACTGAAGGGGCAGACCGGGCGATTTTTTCACCCGACGGCCGGTTTCTCGCCGTTCACAGATCCGAGGGCTCTCTGTGGCTGACCACCCCGGACGGCAGGAAAGGATGGCTCCTGGCCAAGGATCGAGTGAGTCCCGATATGGCCTGGTCGCCTACGGGCGGACGGCTTGGCTACATTCGTTCCGGGGCTTTGTGGGTGATCCCCTGCGGTCCGGAAGGCCCCAGCGATTGGAGCCTGGCCGCCCCGGAAGCGGAACGGTTTGCTTGGAGCTCCGATGGCAACCGGCTCTACGTGGCCACCCCGGCTTGGTCCGTCCCGGCCCCGCCGAAGCCCACAACCCCCATCGCTCCCCGGAAGCCTGAAAGCCCACCCGGGCGGCCGGGCCCCGATGCGGGCACCCGGGACACCGAGCAAAAACCGGGGGACTCCCCGGGAAAAGGCGGGCATGAGGCGTCGGCAGCAACAACGAATGGCATCTTTCCCTCTCCGGCCCTCGGCAAAGCCGCGGGAGCCGCAGGAACGCCGGTCAGGCGACAGGCGGTTCGCATCCTGGAAGTGAAGTGGCGGGGAGGAACGCCCAAGGTATGGGGAGAACTTCCATTGCGCATGGTCGAGGATCAGCAGGAATCCACGGCTGTGCGGCATAAACTGCATGAGCCGAAGAGGGCGGAAGGGATTCGCGTATACGACGATCAAACGCCTTCTGCGGCTCAAGGATCCCAGGCACCCGGCCGGTCCGGGTGGCCGGTCTGGGGGGTGGAGGGGATCTATCCGTCCCCGGGTGGTGAAGCGGTGGCTTTGGTGGTGCGGGATGCCCCGGATTCCCGCCGGGCTCTCCACCGGGGCCTCATCAGCTTTACCGACCGATCCGCGATTCCCCTTGTGGTCTGGCAGGCGCGACTGGGCTCCCCCCTCGAATTCGCGGGTTGGACCATACAGGATCGACGCCTGTGGATCGGTTTTTTGACGGATCGTCGTCGAGAATCCGGGCATCGAACAGAGGGCCGTTCTGAAGCCTTTGAGGGGGAATTCCTGGCTTGGAAGCTGCCTGAAGGAGCGGTTTCGTCGGTGGACCGACCCGTCATCCTGACGCCGGAAACGGCAACGGACCGCCGGGCGTCGTCGGATCCCCAGGCTCAGGGGTGGTTGGTGGTTCGCGCTTTTGCCCATCCGTGGATCCAGGAGCGATGGAGGCCGGCCTCTTTGTGGGCCGTTCGCCCGGACGGCCGGGCCATTCAACTGAGCCATCCGCTTTTCGGAGCGGAAGATCTGGCCGGGTGGTGGGGACCCGGTGAACAGTGGGTGGGGTTGCGAAAGGCGTGGGACCACGCCAGGCTCTGGTGGTCTTCCCGGCCCCTTGGCCGCACCGAGGTGCTGGTGGACGGCCTGGGCCGGGACGTTGCCCCTGGGGTCGTTGATATCGGCTTTGTCCATCCCGGGCCGGATACAGGCACCTGGGTGACCGCGGGCGCAGGGCGTCCACGCCCCACCGGCCGGACGGGCGCGGAGAAAGGAGCTCTGGGCCCCGGGTGATACCGGTGATGATGCCGGTGCCCCCGGCTCTTCCAGCGCCGTCACTCCACCCGCTTGATCGCCGCCCCGAGGGCGTGGAGTTTCCCGACGATATCTACGTATCCTCGGTCGATGTGGTGGACGCCGTGCACTTCTGTTTCCCCTTCAGCAGCCAGGCCTGCTAACAGCAGGGCGGCACCCGCCCGCAGGTCTGTCGAATTCACCCGGGCGCCGGTGAGTTTTGGCACCCCTTCGATCACCGCAGTCCGCCCTTCCACCCGGATGTCCGCCCCCATGCGCTGGAGTTCGGCCACGTGCATGAAGCGGTTCTCAAACACCGTTTCCGTGACCATGCTGGTCCCGGGAATGATCGTGAGCAGCGCCATGATCTGCGCCTGCATGTCTGTCGGGAAACCGGGATAATAGTGCGTCTTGATGTCCAGGGCACGCTGTCCGGGGCCCCCCGCCACAAAAATCCCGTTCACATCGTCCTCGACGTGAACCCCAGTTTCTTTGAGCTTCGCCAGCAAGGGCTTCAAGTGCGTGCTGATGGCACCCTCGACATAGATCTCTCCGCCGGTAATCGCACCGGCCAACAAAAAGGTGCCGGCTTCGATTCGATCGGGGATGACCGTGTGCTCCACCCCCCGCAACCGATCCACGCCCTCCACCCGGATGACGTCCGTGCCGGCCCCCCGGACCCGGCCGCCCATTTTGTTGATAAAATTGGCCAGATCAACAATCTCCGGTTCTTTGGCCGCATTCTCGATGATCGTCAGCCCGTCTGCCAGGGCGGCCGCCATCATGATGTTTTGGGTCGCTCCAACACTTGGGATGTCGAGGTACACCCGATTGCCCCGCAGGCGACCCCGGGGAGCCCGGGCCTCGACATAGCCGTGCTCCACGGTGACTTCGGCGCCCAGGGCTTCGAATCCTTTGATATGCTGATCCACCGGCCTGGCCCCGATGGCGCACCCGCCGGGCAGGGCCACCCGGGCATGTCCAAATCGGGCGAGGAGCGGACCCATCACAACAAAGGAGGCGCGCATCCGGCGAACCAACTCGTAAGGAGCTTCCGTGTGGGAAACCTCCTCGGCATTGAGCCGGACCACGCCTCCAGGCTCGCGCTGGACATCGACCCCAAGCGCCTGGATCATGTCACACATGCAATCGACGTCCCGGAGGAACGGTACATCTTCAACCACGCACCGGCCCTCCACGGCCAACAGCGACGCCGCCAGAATGGGAAGGGAGGCGTTTTTCGCCCCGCTTACCCGGACCGTCCCCTTGAGGGGTCGACCGCCTTGCACGAGAATGGTCGCCAATGGTTGTTACCTCCGTCCTAATACTCCACGGTGACGATCGGAGTCCCCACCACTACCCGGGTCTTGTTCTCGTACGCGTCATCGTGTACAGCGATCTGCAGATTCATCTTTTTGCTGCCCGTCAGTATGTAGTCTTTCGTTTGGGGGGAATAGGCAGAGACGCTGGTCACCTGAGGCGAGCGCAGGGCTTCGACCTCCTTGGCCCGGACCGAAGCCAACGCCTGAGCAATCCGGTTTTGGCGCTCTGTCTCGCTCATTCTAACACTGAGGCTTCCGTATAGACAAGAGTCAATTCGAGGGGTCTGGCCGGCGGATTCAACCGTCTGTTTGACCCGGTCGTAGGCCGCCGCCAGGCCGTCGGTGCCCGGTCCGGTATGCTCAACCCGGAGCACCAGGGTCGTGTCCGGCTGGGAATCCGTTTTGAGGGACGTGAGGACCAGCACGCCCGAGGTTCCGCCCGGCCACCAGCCCTGGAGCTGGAAGACCCGCTGATCGCCTTGGTCGTAAACCCACTCCCGAGTGTCGCGGAGTTGCAAGGTGGCATTGAGTTTTGCCGCCATTCGTTTCAGTTGATCAGTGGACATCAGTTCATGATTCAGGATGGACCAATGATGAACCCCGTATCCTTCCACCCGGGCGCCGGTGGCCGCAAACGCTTTCTCCAAGAACGCCGTGGGAGCCACAGACTGCGCCATGGTGAACTGGCCGGTATACAAGGAAATCCACGCCACCACCGCACAAACCGCCAAACCCAGAAAACCGATTTTTCGCATAATGGCTTCCCCTCCCTTATCCACAGTGTGGACGGGAGGCGGGGATTTTATAGCCAATCGGCCTGAAGAAAGAGCCGCTCCAGTCAACCGGTAAACAGATTTTTCAGCATACGCCAGGCGAACATATAGGCACTGATGAATTGGACGAGCGTCCAGGCCAGCGCGATGGCGAGAAGCAACCGCAGCACCTTTGCCTGGGGACTGCCGCCGTCTTTCAGGAAAATCCCCCATTTCACCTGGCCTAAAGCATACCAGGCGATGACCAGGGCAAAAAGAAGAAGCAATACGGCCAGGGCGCCCGAGGCTCCGGGCGAAGGCAAAAGATCCAAGGGCATACCGGCACTCCCCCTCTCGTGGGCGGTGGAATCGGCCCATTTTCTGTCCTCCGGCCAGGTGTCCCTTACGCCAGCCAGCAAAGGAGCATTGATTATATACGGGTACTCCCCAAAAACTGAAGGAATGAGGAGGAAGCGCAATGTACGGTGTCTTTGGTCCCGCCACCCGCTGGGCCGTCGTGTTCCTGATCATCTTTGTCCTGTTCTTCCTGATTGTGCCCCACGGCTACGGCGGCGCGGGGGGCGGTGCTGCGGCGCAGGCTGTCGCCTACTGAAAAGTGGCAGCGATGGGACGCGGGAGCTCCGGACCTCAGTCCGGGGCTCTCGCCATTTTTCTCTAGTGGTGGGGTTTTGTCGCCGGTCGGCCCCGAGGCGAGAGGGGCCGGTCTTCAGGTAGCCACCAGGCGAGCACTGCGGCCAGCAGGGGCAGAACCGCGAGGATCTCGATGGCCGTGGTGATGCCAAACCGGTCGGCCACATACCCCGCCAAGGAGGCGCCGACGCCCCCCATGCCCACCGCCAAACCGATCATCAGCCCGGACACGAGGCCGATGCGCCCAGGCATCAGCTCCTGGCCAAAGACGACGGTGACCGCGAAGGTGGACAGGACGATAAAGCCCAGGAGCACCACGTCCACCGCCGCCCATATGCCGTGGGCATAGGGCAGAACCAGGGAAAAGGGAATGGCCCCGGCCATGGAGATGAGGATCAACCGGCGCTTCCCGATGCGGTCCGACAGGGGGCCGCCGATAAAAGTCCCCAACGCCCCGGCCAGAAGGAACAGGGCGGTGTAGACCTCCGCCACGGAGGTGGACAGACCCCGGACGTTTACGTAGTACAAGGGCAGAAAACCGGACAGCCCGGCCTGCATCCACGATCGAAAGGTCACGACCACGAGCAGAAGAACGACCGCCCAGGCCGCACCCGTCCCGCCCGCGGTGCGCACCACCCGGGGGGCTTTGACCTTGGCCTTGGCCCCGTACCAAGGCACGATGGTCGCCAGCGCCCCGGCGGCGAGCATCGCCGGTACCAGCAGCCAAATGCTGCCATGAAGGCCGGTGTGGACAAACAAGAGACTCACGACCAGAGGGGCGATGGCCTGCCCGGCATTGCCCCCCACCTGGAAAATTGATTGGGCGGTGCCCTTCTGAACCCCGGCCGCCAGGTGGGCCGCCCGGCTGGCCTCGGGGTGAAACGCGGCCGAGCCCGCGCCGAGCAGCGCCACCAGAACCAACAACCATCCGTAACTCGGCGCGAACCCCATGGCCGCCGCACCGGCACCCACGACGAACTCCCCGGCGGGGAGCAGCCATGCCTTGGGGTGCCGATCCGTCCAGGCGCCAATGATCGGTTGCACCATTGAGGACGTCACGTTGGCGACAAGGACGAGCACGCCCAGCTCGATATAACTCAGTCCGAGGTGGCTTTGAAATAACGGCAGCAATGAAGGGACCAGGGTGGTCATGGTGTCGTTCAGGAAGTGACCCAGGGATACGATCCACAAGGCCTTCCACACCGGCTGCCTGGCCAACGACTGTTCTGCGGTGCTCGGTTCCACCCTCCATCCCCCCCTATTGCCCAAACCAATTCAAACTCGGCAGGCTGTGCATCATCACCCCCGGTGCCACCCCAAGACCGATGGTCCCGACCAAGGCGATGGCCACCACCAGGGCGACGGTGGCCGGCGTCCCCCACAGCTCGGGCGGCCCGTAGGGTTCTTGAAGATACATGCGCCTGATTAAGCCAAAATAGTACGCGAAAGCCATCACGCTGGTGAGAAACATCAGCCCCGCCAGCCAGTAGTACCCGG
This region includes:
- a CDS encoding M23 family metallopeptidase, with translation MKQEDPHFEHSRDTEPGEPDKGQESDAPVGGQAEPGERMAAEGTPVGPGERTWRNILRTRWFYPAIYLTAAVLIIALMYAKTAQVWPFAHETPAPAPNSTALDNNNPPAVPVGAQPGFIWPADPSAQVSVSMKNFDDTLSKDAQAAALVKFDNSYYPHHGIDLSAQNGKPFQVLAAAAGKVSKVEDDPLMGKVVEIAADNGYTLYYASLADVSVKPGESVTQGQPIGTSGLNKFEAADKNHVHLEIKKDGQDVNPETLLPKPGTP
- the spoIID gene encoding stage II sporulation protein D, which gives rise to MKRFSWTALLPVILAFLVPTAAVIALRPGPAALPAADPGPVIRVYRAATHSVTPMPLEDYVAGVVAAEMPANFHMEALKAQAVAARTNAVRTLAHPGRATGGADITDDHTRDQAFLSPDDLRRRWGSQFTAKFNRIQQAVKETAGQILVYGGQPIDATFFSTSNGYTASAQEVWGKNLPYLQSVPSPWDASVAPRFQDTKTVSIKDLAAALHLTAVPATPGGSFIQVLGESPTHRITQLRVGDRVVSGNDFRTAVGLNSTSFTWTVSGGEVTFRTTGYGHGVGMSQYGAEALARQGKTAEEILQYYYRGIQVVPWSKTLVLAAAKRPNP
- the istA gene encoding IS21 family transposase, giving the protein MISIEDWTAIRALHARGVSIKAIARQLGISRNTVRRALRGDDPPKYVRKKPSARATDPFLEHIRQMYVEKQLIGTRIYAELQKMGYQGSLSAVHRCLQRLKKEQPHTEVRVQRMETAPGEQAQFDWSEYSVKIGGKEVKVYAYRYILSYSRMRYTHFALNQTLETVLEALECGIRHFGGVPERVLIDNAGQMVVDHRPDGAVRYHPEFLKVMGLYRMDPYACAPYRAQTKGKVERAFYMLEQHFLKGTEFKDFEDLITQGKSFDESENQRVHRRLGQTPLERFEADRAALRPLPERRYVDSVRVLRRVSRDGYISVDHVEYSVPPSYLGREVWVTQPRGAYVEMYGPDGTFLCRHVKSRDTGSIHTLPEHQAPHRERVSVRQRFCEVFPSGAAFYQGLTRRYAHNARYHAARILDMRSTYSDESIEMALKEALAYGATDEKVVLKLLANYPTKPAASSRNVEVQALSRRADTIRPLSYYSQLLH
- the istB gene encoding IS21-like element helper ATPase IstB, encoding MTEDAMETLKQHLKTLQLPYMREVVEREIENAVKMKLTYQAFLTRLVEAEVLQKTNRSIATKIHLARFPRICTLEEFDFSFQPSLHAAEIRELGELGFIHRKENVIFLGPPGVGKTHLAIALGVKACTARLRVAFFTASELADLLYASLADRSTPQKLASLSRYHLLIIDELGYMPMDKQRANLFFQLVSKRYETGSIILTTNMPFDEWDKVFGDTIASAAIIDRLVHHSHIFHIQGHSYRMKDKLKADASA
- a CDS encoding methyl-accepting chemotaxis protein; this encodes MPNRGQFYLTINRAVQTQQRVAARIDKELFGFSYYAVAVPLFESGEFVGAVALNVLTTREDELRTQAHELSALVEQLSANAESLSRSAAEVASANDDMSQHAALAQERIQLTSGVLSFIHEVAAQSNLLGLNAAIEAARAGESGRGFAVVADEIRRLAQRSQSASKEIEDSLSQIRAAVERMVTDIQTSSQYTESQASAAEELAASLGQIARAAETVARLSQGEGNDARLASAGTAVAAESAPSQEGAGSPSS
- the murA gene encoding UDP-N-acetylglucosamine 1-carboxyvinyltransferase encodes the protein MATILVQGGRPLKGTVRVSGAKNASLPILAASLLAVEGRCVVEDVPFLRDVDCMCDMIQALGVDVQREPGGVVRLNAEEVSHTEAPYELVRRMRASFVVMGPLLARFGHARVALPGGCAIGARPVDQHIKGFEALGAEVTVEHGYVEARAPRGRLRGNRVYLDIPSVGATQNIMMAAALADGLTIIENAAKEPEIVDLANFINKMGGRVRGAGTDVIRVEGVDRLRGVEHTVIPDRIEAGTFLLAGAITGGEIYVEGAISTHLKPLLAKLKETGVHVEDDVNGIFVAGGPGQRALDIKTHYYPGFPTDMQAQIMALLTIIPGTSMVTETVFENRFMHVAELQRMGADIRVEGRTAVIEGVPKLTGARVNSTDLRAGAALLLAGLAAEGETEVHGVHHIDRGYVDIVGKLHALGAAIKRVE
- a CDS encoding YwmB family TATA-box binding protein — its product is MRKIGFLGLAVCAVVAWISLYTGQFTMAQSVAPTAFLEKAFAATGARVEGYGVHHWSILNHELMSTDQLKRMAAKLNATLQLRDTREWVYDQGDQRVFQLQGWWPGGTSGVLVLTSLKTDSQPDTTLVLRVEHTGPGTDGLAAAYDRVKQTVESAGQTPRIDSCLYGSLSVRMSETERQNRIAQALASVRAKEVEALRSPQVTSVSAYSPQTKDYILTGSKKMNLQIAVHDDAYENKTRVVVGTPIVTVEY
- a CDS encoding DUF1146 family protein: MPLDLLPSPGASGALAVLLLLFALVIAWYALGQVKWGIFLKDGGSPQAKVLRLLLAIALAWTLVQFISAYMFAWRMLKNLFTG
- a CDS encoding MFS transporter, which gives rise to MEPSTAEQSLARQPVWKALWIVSLGHFLNDTMTTLVPSLLPLFQSHLGLSYIELGVLVLVANVTSSMVQPIIGAWTDRHPKAWLLPAGEFVVGAGAAAMGFAPSYGWLLVLVALLGAGSAAFHPEASRAAHLAAGVQKGTAQSIFQVGGNAGQAIAPLVVSLLFVHTGLHGSIWLLVPAMLAAGALATIVPWYGAKAKVKAPRVVRTAGGTGAAWAVVLLLVVVTFRSWMQAGLSGFLPLYYVNVRGLSTSVAEVYTALFLLAGALGTFIGGPLSDRIGKRRLILISMAGAIPFSLVLPYAHGIWAAVDVVLLGFIVLSTFAVTVVFGQELMPGRIGLVSGLMIGLAVGMGGVGASLAGYVADRFGITTAIEILAVLPLLAAVLAWWLPEDRPLSPRGRPATKPHH